The Mesorhizobium sp. B2-8-5 genome segment GTTGCCTTCGCCGCCGCGACGTCCGCCTGTCTCCTCGGTTCGGCGCTGGGGCTGATCGCGGGCTATTTCGGCGGCTGGGCCGACCGCATCATCTCGCGCATCGTCGACGTGTGGATGGCGTTCCCGCCGGTGCTGTTCGCGATCCTTCTGGTCGCGGTGCTGGGCACGGGGCTCAGTTCCGTCATCCTCGCCATCGCGATCATCGACTGGACACGCTTCTGCCGGGTCATCCGCGCCGAGGCGATGAGCCAGGCGCGCATGGACTATGTCGAGAGCGCGCGCATCGCCGGTTATGGCCGCATGGGCATCATGCTGCGCGAAGTGCTGCCCAATGTGCTGCCGTCGGTGGTGGCGCTGTTGTCGCTCGAAATGGGCATCGCGGTGATCGTCGAAGCGATCCTGTCCTTCGTCAATCTGTCGATCTCGACCGACGATCCGACCTGGGGCGGCATCATCGCCGAGGGCCGGCTGTCGATCCATCAGGCCTGGTGGGTGCTGGTGTTCCCGCTGATCACGCTGATCCTGACAGTGCTTTCCTTCAGCCAGTTTGGCGAGGCGCTGAAGGCGCGCTTCGATCCGGTGCTGCGATGAGCGCGTGCCTCGACATCCGCCGCTTGAGCGCCGTGCTTCCCAACGGCCAGCGTGTGCTGCGCTCGGTGTCGCTTGCTGTCCAGCCGGGCGAAGTGCGCGCGCTGGTCGGCGAGAGCGGCGCCGGCAAGACGATGATCGGCAAGGCCGTGCTCGGCGTCCTGCCGAAAAGCGTGCGCGTCGTCGAGGGCGATATGCTGATCGAGGGCGAGGATCTCGGCCGGCTCGATCCCAAGGCGCGGCGGAACCTGATCGGCGCGCGCACGGCGCTGATCCCGCAGGATCCGCTGACCGCGCTCAACCCCTCGCGGCGCATCGGCCCGCAGATGACCGACCGGCTGGTGCGCATCCTCGGCTGGAGCGCAGAGAGGGCCGACCAGCGCATCCGTCAGTTGCTCGACGAGGTGCAGATCCGCGATCCCGAGCGCGTGCTGAAAAGCTATCCGCACGAACTGTCCGGCGGCATGCGCCAGCGCGTGCTGATCGCGGCGGCCTTCGCGGCGGAGCCGAGGCTGATCGTTGCCGACGAGCCGACGACTGCGCTCGACGTCACCGTGCAGAAGCAGATCCTGCGGCTGATCGCGCAACTGCAGCGCGATCACGGCACGGCGATCCTGTTCGTCACCCATGACCTCGGCGTCGTCGCCAAGATCAGCCAGAAAGTCTCGGTGCTCTATGCTGGCAAGGTGGTCGAGGAGGCCGATACCGCGCAGCTCCTGGCAGCCCCGCAGCATCCGTACACGCGCGCGCTGATCGCGGCGACGCCGCGCTACACCGATCCGTATGCCTCGCTGAAGCCGGTGGACGAGAGCGTGCTTGCCGGGCTGGCGGCCGAGATCGCCGCCGCCGACAAAGGCTGGAGGCCCGGCCATGGCTGAGCCGCTGTTTTCCGTGCGCGGGCTGAAGGTGGCGCTGCCGGACATGACGCGCAAGCCGCTGATCGGCCGCGCGCCGCTGGCCGAAATCCTGAAAGGGCTGGACTTCGACCTGCCCAAGGGATCGGTCACCGGCATCGTCGGCGAGTCCGGCTCCGGCAAGTCGACGCTCGGACGCGCTCTGGTGCGACTGCTCGAGCCGAGCGCCGGCAGGATCAGCTTCGAGGGGCACGACATCAGCCGTCTTTCGGAAGCCGAGCTGAGGCCACTTCGCCGCGACCTGCAGATGATCTTCCAGGACCCGATGTCGTCGCTCAACCCGCGCCACACGATCTTCAGCATTATCGCGGCGCCCCTGAGGCAGAACGGGCTTGGCGACCGGCTGAAGGAGCGCGTGGCGGAAGCCCTGCAGCGCGTCGGCCTGCCGCAGAGTTTTACCAGCCGCTACCGCCACGAGCTTTCGGGCGGCCAGCGGCAGCGTGTCGGCATCGCGCGGGCACTGGCGCTGTCGCCGAAATTCGTGCTGGCCGACGAGATCGTCTCCGGCCTCGACGTCTCGACGCAGGCGCAGATCCTGACGCTGCTGGAAAGACTGGCGGCCGAGATGGGACTGACGGTCGCCTTCATCAGCCACGACCTTTCGGTGATCCGGCGGCTCTGCCAGCAGGTCATCGTCATGCGCGAAGGCGTGATCGTCGAGGCGAGCGCTACAGATGCGCTGTTCGCCAGCCCGAAGGAAACCTACACGCGCGACCTGCTTGCCGCCATTCCGCTGCCGGAGATCGATCCGGACTGGCTGCGGCCGCCCGCCAAGGCTCCCGCATGAAACCCATCCGCACGCCGACCAGCGGGCCTCGGACGTGCGTTTTTCAAGCCAGCCCGCGAACGGAGGGTGACATGAAATACGCAATCCAGACCACGATCCTTGCAACCGCCTTGTTCGGCTCCATGGCAGCGGCCTCGGCGGATTCCATACCCGGCATGCGCGGGCACGACCACACCGGCCTTACCGTGCCCGACATGAAGCAGGCCGTCGACTTCTTCACCAATGTCGTCGGCTGCAAGAAGGCGATGTCCTTCGGCCCGTTCGCCGACGACAAGGGCACGTTCATGCAAGACGTGCTCGGCGTCGATCCGAAGGCGGTGATCGAGGAGATCACCATGGTGCGCTGCGGCTATGGCTCGAACATCGAGCTGTTCAAGTACACCGCGCCCGACCAGAAGGATCTGACGCCGAAGAACAGCGACATCGGCGGCTTCCACATCGCCTTCTATGTCGACGACGTCGCCGCCGCGAAGGCCTATCTGGAGGCCAAGGGAGTGAAGACCAGGATGGGACCGCTGCCGGTGAAGGAAGGGCCGGCCGCCGGCCAGACCATCCTCTATTTCCAGGCGCCGTGGGGGCTGCAGTTGGAGGCGATCAGCTACCCGGATGGGATGGCCTATGAAAAGGGCGCCGAGACAGTGTTGTGGAGCCCGAAGGATCCGACCAAGTGAAGAACCAAACGCGCCGGCGGCGATCATTCAATTATGAAACTTTAAGCTTGAAATAACTGCCGCGCGGCGCAATACTGAAAATTGGGATCGCTGGCATTGCCGGCGTTCCCGATGCCTTAGAGCGTTTCACGCAATTCCGGACGGAAACCGCTACTTTTCCCGGAATTGCTCTGGAGGAGATCGCAAGACATGAAGGTTGCGGTTCTCGGCGGCGGACCAGCCGGCCTCTACTTTGCCATCTCGCTCAAGCTGCGCGACGCCGCGCACGAGGTGACGCTCTATGAGCGCAACCGCGCCGACGACACGTTCGGATGGGGCGTGGTGCTGTCGGCGGAGACGCTGGAGAACCTGACCAGGAACGACCCGGTCAGCGCCGTCTGGATCAAGAAGCATTTCGCCTATTGGGACGACATCGCCGTCATCCATGACGGTGTGCGCACGGTGTCCTCGGGCCATGGCTTCTGCGGCATCGGGCGCAAGCGGCTCTTGGTCCTGCTGCAGCGGCGCGCCCGCGAGCTCGGCATCAAGATGATGTTCGAGACCGATATTTCCGACCCGAAACCCTTCATGGAAACGCATGATCTGGTGGTCGCCGCCGACGGGCTGAACTCGAAATCGCGCGCGGCCTTCGCCGATGTCTTCAAGCCAGACATCGACACCCGCAAATGCAAGTTCGTGTGGCTGGGCACGACGCAGAAATTCGACGACGCCTTCACCTTCATCTTCGAGAAGACGGAGCATGGCTGGGTGTGGGCGCATGCCTACCAGTTCGACAGCGAGACCGCGACCTTCATCGTCGAATGCAGCGAACAGACCTGGGCCGCGTTCGGTTTCGGCCAGATGACGCAGCAGGAATCGATCGCGATCTGCGAGCGCATCTTTGCAAAGCATCTCGGCGGCCATCCGCTGATGACCAATGCCAACCACATCAGAGGTTCGGCCTGGATCAATTTCCCGCGCGTGCTGTGCGAGCGCTGGTCTTACAAGAACCTGGCGCTTATGGGCGATGCGGCGGCCTCGGCGCATTTCTCCATCGGCTCCGGCACCAAGCTCGCGCTGGAGAGCGCGGTGGCGCTCGCCGATTATGTCGAGTCCGAGCCCGATCTCGACGCGGCCTTCCACAAATATGAGGATGCGCGGCGCACCGAGGTGCTGAAGCTGCAATCGGCGGCGCGCAACTCGCTGGAATGGTTCGAGGAAGTCGAACGATATCTCGGCCTCGATCCAGTTCAATTCAACTATTCGCTGCTCACCCGCTCGCAGCGCATCAGCCACGAGAACCTTCGTCTGCGCGATGCCGAATGGCTGGCGGGCGCCGAGGAATGGTTCCAGCGCAAGGCCGGCGCCGGCGGCAACAGCTTACGCCGCGCGCCGATGTTCGCGCCGTTCAAGCTGCGCGACATGACTTTAGCCAACCGCATCGTCGTTTCGCCGATGGCGCAGTACAAGGCGATCGACGGCTGCCCGACCGACTGGCATTTTACGCACTATGCCGAGCGCGCCAAAGGTGGCGCCGGCCTGCTTTACATCGAGATGACCTGCGTCAGCCCGGAAGGACGCATCACGCCCGGATGCCCGGGCTTCTACAAACCGGAGCATGAGGTCGCCTGGAAGCGGCTGGTCGATTTCGTCCATGCCGAGACCGAAGCAAAGATCTGCGCCCAGATCGGCCATTCCGGCGCCAAGGGCTCGACCCGGGTGGGCTGGGAAGGAACCGACGTGCCGCTGCCCTCCGGCAATTGGCCGGTGATGGGGCCTTCGGCCGTCGCGTGGTCGCCGAAGAACCAGGTGCCGAAGGCGATGGACCGCGCCGACATGGATCTGGTCCGCGACCAGTTCGTCGCCTCGGCCCAGATGGCCGAACGCTGCGGCTTCGACATGCTGGAGATCCATGCCGCGCACGGCTACCTGCTGTCGGCCTTCATCACGCCGCTGACCAACCGCCGCACCGACGACTATGGCGGCTCGCTGGAAAGCCGCATGCGCTATCCGCTGGAGATCTTCCATGCGGTGCGCGCGGTGTGGCCGGCCGAAAAGCCGATTTCGATGCGCATTTCGGCCAATGACTGGGTCGGCATCGAAGGCGTCACGCCTTCGGACGCGGTCGAGATCGCGAAGATGCTGCACGAGGCCGGCGTCGATCTTTGCGACGTATCGGCCGGGCAGACATCGATCGCCGCCAGGCCGGTCTATGGCCGCATGTTCCAGACGCCGTTTTCCGACCGCATCCGCAACGAGGTCGGCATGGCGACGATGGCGGTCGGCAACATCTATGAGCCGGACCATGCCAATTCGATCCTGATGGCCGGGCGCGCCGACCTTGTGGCGCTGGCCAGGCCGCATCTTGCCGACCCCTACTGGACGCTGCACGCGGCGGTGACGCTAGGCGATCGCGGCGTCAAATGGCCCGATCCCTATCTGCCCGGACGCGACCAGATCTACCGGCTGGCCGAGCGCGAAGCGGCAGCAGGGCTCAAAGTATGAGCGCCGCGCGCGAAATCACCGGCAAGCACGCGCTGGTCACCGGCGGCGGTTCCGGCGTCGGCAAGGCCATCGCGCTGGCACTGGCGGCAGAAGGTCTGGCCGTCACCATCTGCGGACGGCGCGAAGCTGCCCTTGCCGAGGTCGCAAAGGAAAGCGACCGCATCTTTGCTGCCGCCGCCGATGTCACGAAGGAGGCCGACATGGCAGCCCTCCACGAGAAGGCGGAAGCCGCGCGCGGACCATTCGACATCGTCGTCGCCAATGCCGGCATGGCGGTTAGTGCGCCGGCGCACAAGACTTCGCTGGGCGACTGGCAGCGCACGCTGGACGTCAACCTCACCGGCGCCTTCCTGACCGTGAAGCCGGCGCTCGCGGGAATGCTGGGGCGCAAACAGGGCAGGATTGTTTTCGTCGCCTCGACCGCGGGCCTCAAAGGCTATGCCTATGTCGCGCCTTACGTCGCCGCCAAGCACGGCGTGGTCGGGTTGATGCGGGCTTTGGCCGCCGAAACAGCCAAATCCGGCGTCACCGTCAACGCCGTCTGCCCGGGCTTCGTCGAAACCGAGATGCTTGAGGAATCCGTCCAGCGCATCGTCGAGAAGACGGGACGTTCCACCGATGAAGCGCGCGCGAACCTCGCGGCGACGAACCCGCAAGGGCGTTTCATCCAGCCGGAGGAAGTCGCGACGGCGGTGCTTTGGCTGTGCAGCTGCGCCGCGCGGTCGATCACTGGGCAGGCAATCTCGGTCTCGGGAGGTGAAACATGGTAGCGGGACCGACGTCCGCTGGACCGGGCAAGGACAGGCTGCGGCTGTGGATACGCCTGCTGCGCGCCTCGCGCACCATCGAGGCCGAACTGCGGGAGCGGCTGAAGAAGGAGTTCGACACGACGCTGCCGCGCTTCGACGTGATGGCGGCGCTCTACCGCGTGCCGGAAGGTATGCTGATGAGCGACCTGTCGCGCTTTCTGCTGGTGTCGAACGGCAATGTCACCGGCATTGTCGACCGGCTGGTTTCCGAAGGCCTGGTGACGCGGGCGCGGCGCAATGGCGACCGGCGCACCTCCATGGTGCGGCTGACCGAGGAAGGCACGAAATCTTTCGCCGCGATCGCCGCCGCTCATGAGAGCTGGGTCGGCGAGCTGCTCGGTAATGTCAGCGAGGACGAGGCACGGCGGCTGGCCGGCATGCTGAAATCGTTTCGCAGCAATTGGGAGGGACGCGAATGAGCGCCATGGCCAAACTCAAGCCGAAGCATTTCCTCTGGGAGGTCGAAGGTAAGGTCGCGAAGGTTCGGCTCGACCGTCCGGAGCGCAAGAACCCGCTCACCTTCGACAGCTATGCCGAGTTGCGCGACACGTTTCGCGACCTGGTCTATGCCGACGATGTCGATGCCGTGGTGTTCCTGCCCAATGGCGGCAATTTCTGCTCAGGCGGCGATGTCCACGACATCATCGGACCGCTGGTCAAGATGGACATGAAGGAACTGCTCGCCTTCACGCGCATGACCGGCGACTTCGTCAAGGCGATGCTGAACTGCGGCAAGCCGATCATTTCCGCGGTCGACGGCGTGGCCGTCGGCGCCGGCGCAATCATCGCCATGGCCTCCGACATCCGCATCGCCACGCCGGAGGCAAAGACCGCCTTCCTGTTCACCCGCGTCGGCCTCGCCGGCTGCGACATGGGCGCCTGCGCGATCCTGCCGCGCATCATCGGCCAGGGCCGCGCGGCCGAGTTGCTCTACACCGGCCGCACCATGAGCGCCACCGAGGGCGAGCGCTGGGGGTTCTACAACCGTCTGGTCGATGCGGCGGCACTCGAAGCCGACGCGCTCGATTTGGCGGCGCGCATCGTCGCCGGCCCGACCTTCGCGCATGGCATCACCAAGACGCAGCTCAACCAGGAATGGTCGATGGGCCTCGACCAGGCGATCGAGGCGGAAGCGCAGGCGCAGGCGATCTGCATGCAGACCGGCGATTTCGAACGCGCCTACAACGCGTTCGTGGCGAAGGAAAAGCCGGTGTTCGAGGGGAATTGAGGATGTTGTGTCCGCTTAACAAGGACATGCTGGCGGGACAGCGCCCCCCTCTGTCCTGCCGGACATCTCCCCCACAAGGGGGGAGATTAGCAGCTCGGGCGCCCCGCTCGATCCTGCAATCTTGGCGATTGGCGAAAGTCGGCAAGAAAGCTGATCTCCCCCCTTGTGGGGGAGATGTCCGGCAGGACAGAGGGGGGCGCCGTAGAGTGCAAACCTCGCAGAACTGCGGAGGCGAGAATGCCTGACCGCTCCTTCCTCGACTGGCCCTTCTTCGAGGACCGCCACCGCGAGCTCGCCGAGCGTCTCGAAGCCTGGTGCCAACGAAATCTCCCTGTCGACCATGATGACGTCGACGCCGCCTGCCGCGAACTCGTCGCTGAACTCGGCCGCGACGGTTGGCTGAAGCCGACGGCGCTGGACCCCGCCAACCCCGGACCGCTCGACGTGCGCACGCTCTGCATTACACGCGAGACGCTGGCGCGCCACGATGGGCTCGCCGATTTCGCCTTCGCCATGCAGGGGCTGGGCACCGGCGCGATCTCGCTGTTCGGGACGCCGGAGCAGCAGCGCTGGCTGGAAAAGACGCGGGCCGGAAAGGCCATCTCGGCTTTCGCGCTGTCGGAGCCGCGCTCGGGATCGGACGTCGCCAACATGGAGATGACCGCTGTCCGCGACGGCGGCGACTATGTGCTTTCCGGCGAAAAGACCTGGATCTCCAATGGCGGCATCGCAGACCTCTATGTCGTGTTCGCCCGCACCGGTGAGGCGCCCGGCGCGAAAGGGATTTCCGCTTTCGTCGTGCCTAGCGACGCGAAGGGGCTCAGCGTCGCCGAGCGGCTCGAGGTCATCGCGCCACACCCGCTGGCCCGGCTCTCCTTTGATAATGTACGGGTTCCGGCTTCCGCGCTTGTCGGCAAGCCCGGCGATGGTTTCCGCATCGCCATGTCGGTGCTCGACGTCTTCCGCTCCACGGTGGGCGCGGCGGCACTCGGCTTCGCACGACGCGCGCTGGACGAGAGCGTCAGCAGAGCGGCCGAACGCAAGCTGTTCGGCGCGCCGATGGCGGAATTGCAGATGGTGCAGGGCCACCTCGCCGACATGGCGCTGGATGTGGATGCCGCCGCGCTGCTCATTTACCGCGCCGCCTGGACCAAGGACATGGGCGCCGCGCGGGTGACGCGCGAAGCGGCGATGGCCAAGCTGTTCGCCACCGACAAGGCGCAGGAAGTGATCGACAAGGCGGTGCAGTTGCATGGCGGCGACGGCGTGCGCAAGGGCCACATCGTCGAGAGCCTCTATCGCGAGATCCGGGCGCTGCGCATCTATGAGGGCGCTTCGGACGTGCAGAAGGTGGTGATCGCCAGGCAGCTGATGGGCGGGGCGTGACGCGATGCCTTGCGAACCAAATTTGAAATAGGGGAGGCCAGACATGCATACGATCCTGCAGCCCGAAGGCTGGGCTAAGCCGATCGGCTACGCCAATGGCGTGGCCGCACAAGGACGACTGGTGTTCGTCGGCGGTCAGGTCGGCTGGAACGCCGAATGCAAATTCGAGATCGACGACTTCGTCGGCCAAG includes the following:
- a CDS encoding ABC transporter permease; its protein translation is MDEASVARRGLSPRLWLAGGWLVLALLAAIFAPLIAPQDPLAQDLMLERLPPFWLDGAEPGYWLGTDSLGRDLLSRLIFGGRIAFIVAFAAATSACLLGSALGLIAGYFGGWADRIISRIVDVWMAFPPVLFAILLVAVLGTGLSSVILAIAIIDWTRFCRVIRAEAMSQARMDYVESARIAGYGRMGIMLREVLPNVLPSVVALLSLEMGIAVIVEAILSFVNLSISTDDPTWGGIIAEGRLSIHQAWWVLVFPLITLILTVLSFSQFGEALKARFDPVLR
- a CDS encoding ABC transporter ATP-binding protein, which produces MSACLDIRRLSAVLPNGQRVLRSVSLAVQPGEVRALVGESGAGKTMIGKAVLGVLPKSVRVVEGDMLIEGEDLGRLDPKARRNLIGARTALIPQDPLTALNPSRRIGPQMTDRLVRILGWSAERADQRIRQLLDEVQIRDPERVLKSYPHELSGGMRQRVLIAAAFAAEPRLIVADEPTTALDVTVQKQILRLIAQLQRDHGTAILFVTHDLGVVAKISQKVSVLYAGKVVEEADTAQLLAAPQHPYTRALIAATPRYTDPYASLKPVDESVLAGLAAEIAAADKGWRPGHG
- a CDS encoding ATP-binding cassette domain-containing protein codes for the protein MAEPLFSVRGLKVALPDMTRKPLIGRAPLAEILKGLDFDLPKGSVTGIVGESGSGKSTLGRALVRLLEPSAGRISFEGHDISRLSEAELRPLRRDLQMIFQDPMSSLNPRHTIFSIIAAPLRQNGLGDRLKERVAEALQRVGLPQSFTSRYRHELSGGQRQRVGIARALALSPKFVLADEIVSGLDVSTQAQILTLLERLAAEMGLTVAFISHDLSVIRRLCQQVIVMREGVIVEASATDALFASPKETYTRDLLAAIPLPEIDPDWLRPPAKAPA
- a CDS encoding VOC family protein encodes the protein MKYAIQTTILATALFGSMAAASADSIPGMRGHDHTGLTVPDMKQAVDFFTNVVGCKKAMSFGPFADDKGTFMQDVLGVDPKAVIEEITMVRCGYGSNIELFKYTAPDQKDLTPKNSDIGGFHIAFYVDDVAAAKAYLEAKGVKTRMGPLPVKEGPAAGQTILYFQAPWGLQLEAISYPDGMAYEKGAETVLWSPKDPTK
- a CDS encoding bifunctional salicylyl-CoA 5-hydroxylase/oxidoreductase — translated: MKVAVLGGGPAGLYFAISLKLRDAAHEVTLYERNRADDTFGWGVVLSAETLENLTRNDPVSAVWIKKHFAYWDDIAVIHDGVRTVSSGHGFCGIGRKRLLVLLQRRARELGIKMMFETDISDPKPFMETHDLVVAADGLNSKSRAAFADVFKPDIDTRKCKFVWLGTTQKFDDAFTFIFEKTEHGWVWAHAYQFDSETATFIVECSEQTWAAFGFGQMTQQESIAICERIFAKHLGGHPLMTNANHIRGSAWINFPRVLCERWSYKNLALMGDAAASAHFSIGSGTKLALESAVALADYVESEPDLDAAFHKYEDARRTEVLKLQSAARNSLEWFEEVERYLGLDPVQFNYSLLTRSQRISHENLRLRDAEWLAGAEEWFQRKAGAGGNSLRRAPMFAPFKLRDMTLANRIVVSPMAQYKAIDGCPTDWHFTHYAERAKGGAGLLYIEMTCVSPEGRITPGCPGFYKPEHEVAWKRLVDFVHAETEAKICAQIGHSGAKGSTRVGWEGTDVPLPSGNWPVMGPSAVAWSPKNQVPKAMDRADMDLVRDQFVASAQMAERCGFDMLEIHAAHGYLLSAFITPLTNRRTDDYGGSLESRMRYPLEIFHAVRAVWPAEKPISMRISANDWVGIEGVTPSDAVEIAKMLHEAGVDLCDVSAGQTSIAARPVYGRMFQTPFSDRIRNEVGMATMAVGNIYEPDHANSILMAGRADLVALARPHLADPYWTLHAAVTLGDRGVKWPDPYLPGRDQIYRLAEREAAAGLKV
- a CDS encoding SDR family NAD(P)-dependent oxidoreductase; this translates as MSAAREITGKHALVTGGGSGVGKAIALALAAEGLAVTICGRREAALAEVAKESDRIFAAAADVTKEADMAALHEKAEAARGPFDIVVANAGMAVSAPAHKTSLGDWQRTLDVNLTGAFLTVKPALAGMLGRKQGRIVFVASTAGLKGYAYVAPYVAAKHGVVGLMRALAAETAKSGVTVNAVCPGFVETEMLEESVQRIVEKTGRSTDEARANLAATNPQGRFIQPEEVATAVLWLCSCAARSITGQAISVSGGETW
- a CDS encoding MarR family winged helix-turn-helix transcriptional regulator is translated as MVAGPTSAGPGKDRLRLWIRLLRASRTIEAELRERLKKEFDTTLPRFDVMAALYRVPEGMLMSDLSRFLLVSNGNVTGIVDRLVSEGLVTRARRNGDRRTSMVRLTEEGTKSFAAIAAAHESWVGELLGNVSEDEARRLAGMLKSFRSNWEGRE
- a CDS encoding enoyl-CoA hydratase family protein → MSAMAKLKPKHFLWEVEGKVAKVRLDRPERKNPLTFDSYAELRDTFRDLVYADDVDAVVFLPNGGNFCSGGDVHDIIGPLVKMDMKELLAFTRMTGDFVKAMLNCGKPIISAVDGVAVGAGAIIAMASDIRIATPEAKTAFLFTRVGLAGCDMGACAILPRIIGQGRAAELLYTGRTMSATEGERWGFYNRLVDAAALEADALDLAARIVAGPTFAHGITKTQLNQEWSMGLDQAIEAEAQAQAICMQTGDFERAYNAFVAKEKPVFEGN
- a CDS encoding acyl-CoA dehydrogenase family protein, which encodes MPDRSFLDWPFFEDRHRELAERLEAWCQRNLPVDHDDVDAACRELVAELGRDGWLKPTALDPANPGPLDVRTLCITRETLARHDGLADFAFAMQGLGTGAISLFGTPEQQRWLEKTRAGKAISAFALSEPRSGSDVANMEMTAVRDGGDYVLSGEKTWISNGGIADLYVVFARTGEAPGAKGISAFVVPSDAKGLSVAERLEVIAPHPLARLSFDNVRVPASALVGKPGDGFRIAMSVLDVFRSTVGAAALGFARRALDESVSRAAERKLFGAPMAELQMVQGHLADMALDVDAAALLIYRAAWTKDMGAARVTREAAMAKLFATDKAQEVIDKAVQLHGGDGVRKGHIVESLYREIRALRIYEGASDVQKVVIARQLMGGA